A segment of the Pseudoliparis swirei isolate HS2019 ecotype Mariana Trench chromosome 4, NWPU_hadal_v1, whole genome shotgun sequence genome:
TTTTAGtgccataaaaaaacaaaaaatgggtaaaaaaaaaaaaaaaaagtgacctTGACCTTCACCACCATGACCTTTGATGAATcaaaaatcccaaaataatggtccaatcaataaataatcatccatccattcaaaTTTCCACAGAACATTGACCCtgttccttgacctttgacctgacctTGACCACCTTGACCCGAAAAATCCCAAATAAAAGTCCCCGGATATcatgataataaataatcaaatttcatgcgattttgATTTTTGTTCGTTCAATTTCAAGAAAAATAGAAGATGTGTATGACTAGCAATTAGATGGACTATACTCAGTCcaaacattatttatattatattacaaacTTTAACCTAAATTAGTCAGTacttgttctctttttttccatttttctaaCTGACGTTTCAAGGTTTGACCTGCAGGTGGCGGAGTTGAGTCAGCACACTGGCCTCCCAGCAACACAGTGTAAATAAGTCAGTGTAGCTTCATCGGCTCGAGACGAGACATGAACGAAACACTGGGCATTTgatgagctaacgctagctcaaAGGGGCGGGAAGTGAATCTGAAGCAAGACCTCAACGCTAAATAGCAGGTAACATCTTGCACTACAACACCGTTTGGGAAAGGATAACGCAGCTTATGGCGTTAGCTTCCACGTTAAGCTAAAGTTAGGCTGCACACATGTTGAGCGTTCGCTGACTTCATGCGGTCTCGTGTTGCGACTGTCTTGTAAGATTGGAAGTTTAACATGTCGCAGAGAGATTGTCCATGTTAGCAGGATAGTGAACGTGACTGTCCACGTATCGTTACACCTTGATTAACGTTAACCAGTCGGCTAAACGTTAGCTGAGGCTAGCTAGCAGTGACGACAAGAGATTAACGTGAACAGGTGTTAACGTTAATTACATTAAACCCTGTCTGGAGCCAGGGGAGCGCATGTAGCGTGACGTCACTGCGTCAACAGGAGCAGCGAGACGAAGCTCTGGAGCTAACGCAACACGAACTTCTCTTCACGATTACTCTCCTGTACGTGAAGACCCTCGTTTATGTTGTGCTGAATAACTGCTCAGTGGTCTCGGGGGGGAAACCGTGAGTGACGTGAAAAGGTTCACCGTAACCCAACAGGAAGGGAACTTCGTTTACCAAACAAAACAAGAGCACATTCACTAATAACTGCACAACAGGTTAAACTTCAAATAAGGGGTTGTTGAACTGAACCTCATGGGTCATAAAGGATGCTGTTACCGCCTGACTGAGAGTGTTTAAGGTTTCTTTCTTTGATCGTAGATCACACAGGCCGCCGATGGGGCTGTTTGACAAGTTGGCAGGATGGCTCGGGTTGAAGAAGGAGGTCAATGTTCTGTGTCTTGGTTTGGACAACAGTGGGAAGACCACAATCATCAACCAACTAAAGCCCTCTAATGTAAGTCTCCCCAGTGTGCTGTAACATTTTATCGTCATGTTGCCCATGTAGAACGACAGTAGAAGAGTTTCACTGATCTGTCAAATCAGTGATTACAAGAGTTGTGCACATCCCTATTCCTTATTTTCTCGGTTTTCCTATAGTTATCTATGTTATCGTCCCATAATTATCTACATGTGGTTCATTTGTATGGTTAACTGGCAAGGAATTTAAGGAGCGTTGCCTATTtaagtttttatttacaacatgCTGCATGCGTCCTCCAGGCTCAGGCGCAAGACATCGTCCCGACCATCGGCTTCAGCATCGAGAAGTTCAAGACATCCAGGTAGCCGTTTAAAACAACAActtcattttttacatttggtAGCTCAAGAAATGTTAAGTAATCTTCTAATAGTTGCATACTTTTGTCTAAATTCATATAATCTTGGCGCTATTCAGATATATgatgctttgttgttgttttttcgaaCCAATACACATGTTTTCTCTTCTATTTGTGTAGTCTTTCCTTCACAGTGTTTGACATGTCTGGTCAAGGCAGGTACAGAAACCTTTGGGAGCACTACTACAAGTGAGTGTGCCAGTGTTACAAAACCACCAGACGTATTTTACATTTGATATACTAtgcatattcatatatttgatCTCTTGTACTTCTCAGGGAAGGCCAGGCTATCATATTTGTCATTGATAGTTCAGACAAACTGAGGATGGTAGTAGCCAAAGAAGAACTGGACACATTACTATATCACCCTGGTACACTCATTTACATCTCTTAATTTGGAATTAGTTTGAACTTAATACGTTACTACTTCATAACACTAACTTTCCCACATCACCCTCTCGTTCTCACTCCAGACATTAAGCACAGGAGGATCCCCATCCTGTTCTATGCGAACAAGATGGATGTCAGGGATGCTGTGTCTTCTGTCAAGGTCTCACAGCTGCTCTGTCTGGAGAACATTAAAGACAAACCCTGGCACATTTGGTATGAACATTCAAGCA
Coding sequences within it:
- the arl6 gene encoding ADP-ribosylation factor-like protein 6 — protein: MGLFDKLAGWLGLKKEVNVLCLGLDNSGKTTIINQLKPSNAQAQDIVPTIGFSIEKFKTSSLSFTVFDMSGQGRYRNLWEHYYKEGQAIIFVIDSSDKLRMVVAKEELDTLLYHPDIKHRRIPILFYANKMDVRDAVSSVKVSQLLCLENIKDKPWHICATDALKGEGLQEGVDWLQDQIKTMRT